A genomic segment from Solenopsis invicta isolate M01_SB chromosome 5, UNIL_Sinv_3.0, whole genome shotgun sequence encodes:
- the LOC105207055 gene encoding uncharacterized protein LOC105207055 isoform X4 yields the protein MVHCAAEGCQNTSKLSVKMNKLPKEIDRQEKWIQNAKLENKRTKRYIALCEFHFTSNMWEQTRSDGKKKLKCTAIPTIFGELVTQKVITREAGINRNVVNLNKIEEQSTILTTTESDGTVTIKNLEEQCQSVSIDIEQRKNTQIIKKTESNQNTINLNRIEGHSLATSIEHNDSVTVLRKTPECQLDDLSSDIKEQTAQLSSDGKQKDISNSIHESNLDKQNLLYVEKINKLEKLLQRSESLRIIMKKRHKGLQNKYKKRIKDLEKKVSLLFENVSFGN from the exons ATGGTACATTGTGCAGCAGAAGGATGCCAAAACACTTCCAAATTAAgtgtaaaaatgaataaattaccAAAAGAAATTGATCGTCAAGAAAAATGGATACAAAATGCCAAGTtggaaaataaaagaacaaaacgTTATATAGCGTTATGTGAA tttcattttacttcaaatatgTGGGAACAGACACGCTccgatggaaaaaaaaaacttaaatgtaCAGCAATTCCAACAATATTTGGAGAATTAGTCACACAAAAAGTAATAACCAGAGAAGCCGGAATTAATc gAAATGttgtgaatttaaataaaattgaagaacaGTCGACAATATTAACTACAACAGAGTCTGATGGTactgttacaattaaaaatctaGAAGAACAATGTCAGTCGGTTTCTATAGATAtcgaacaaagaaaaaatactcaaataatcaaaaaaactgaaagtaatc aaaaTACTATCAATTTAAATAGAATTGAAGGACATTCTTTGGCAACATCTATAGAACATAATGATTCTGTAACAGTATTAAGAAAAACTCCAGAGTGCCAATTAGATGATCTTTCATCAGATATCAAAGAACAAACAGCACAATTAAGTAGTGATGGAAAACAAAAGGATATATCAAATTCAATACATGAAAGCAATTTggataaacaaaatttactatACGTGGAAAAAATCAATAAGTTAGAGAAGCTGCTTCAACGATCTGAATCGCTACggataataatgaaaaagaggCATAAAGGCTTgcaaaacaaatacaaaaagagaattaaagatttagaaaaaaaa GTATCATTGCTGTTTGAAAATGTTTCATTtggaaattaa
- the LOC105207055 gene encoding uncharacterized protein LOC105207055 isoform X1, whose protein sequence is MVHCAAEGCQNTSKLSVKMNKLPKEIDRQEKWIQNAKLENKRTKRYIALCEFHFTSNMWEQTRSDGKKKLKCTAIPTIFGELVTQKVITREAGINRNVVNLNKIEEQSTILTTTESDGTVTIKNLEEQCQSVSIDIEQRKNTQIIKKTESNQNTINLNRIEGHSLATSIEHNDSVTVLRKTPECQLDDLSSDIKEQTAQLSSDGKQKDISNSIHESNLDKQNLLYVEKINKLEKLLQRSESLRIIMKKRHKGLQNKYKKRIKDLEKKVGINENFAKTIQQLLHKDQIQLLNKTYKKIPKWCNATLIKAFQLKFACGYSGYKELLNKGFPFPCIRTLNRKLENLKFRSGILDEIFQFLNLKVSQFINNTDRDCLLILDEISITPGIVFDTSTYTYIGKVTLPNHDQNEIATHCLVFMLAGIGKRWKQVVAYYYTSNRTDGSIYKEIIVEIIKKAEKINLYVHGVISDMAASNQAMWRAFNIQASKYSTVQNKCIHPCDQNRYLFFFHDSMHAFKNFKEGMLNHKFITIPDKYVKKYQLPTDTAQAEHFQELFHQQKDFLLSLGLFVLLPFLN, encoded by the exons ATGGTACATTGTGCAGCAGAAGGATGCCAAAACACTTCCAAATTAAgtgtaaaaatgaataaattaccAAAAGAAATTGATCGTCAAGAAAAATGGATACAAAATGCCAAGTtggaaaataaaagaacaaaacgTTATATAGCGTTATGTGAA tttcattttacttcaaatatgTGGGAACAGACACGCTccgatggaaaaaaaaaacttaaatgtaCAGCAATTCCAACAATATTTGGAGAATTAGTCACACAAAAAGTAATAACCAGAGAAGCCGGAATTAATc gAAATGttgtgaatttaaataaaattgaagaacaGTCGACAATATTAACTACAACAGAGTCTGATGGTactgttacaattaaaaatctaGAAGAACAATGTCAGTCGGTTTCTATAGATAtcgaacaaagaaaaaatactcaaataatcaaaaaaactgaaagtaatc aaaaTACTATCAATTTAAATAGAATTGAAGGACATTCTTTGGCAACATCTATAGAACATAATGATTCTGTAACAGTATTAAGAAAAACTCCAGAGTGCCAATTAGATGATCTTTCATCAGATATCAAAGAACAAACAGCACAATTAAGTAGTGATGGAAAACAAAAGGATATATCAAATTCAATACATGAAAGCAATTTggataaacaaaatttactatACGTGGAAAAAATCAATAAGTTAGAGAAGCTGCTTCAACGATCTGAATCGCTACggataataatgaaaaagaggCATAAAGGCTTgcaaaacaaatacaaaaagagaattaaagatttagaaaaaaaagtaggcataaacgaaaattttgctaaaactaTTCAGCAATTATTGCATAAAGATCAGATAcaactattaaataaaacatataaaaaaattccaaaatggTGCAATGCCACGTTAATCAAagcatttcaattaaaatttgcttGCGGTTATTCAGGATATAAAGAGCTTTTAAATAAAGGTTTCCCATTTCCGTGCATTAGAACATTAAATAGAAAACttgaaaatctaaaatttagaaGTGGAATACTTGacgaaatttttcaatttttgaatttaaaagtttctcaatttattaataatacagatAGAGATTGCTTACTTATTTTAGATGAAATAAGTATAACTCCGGGTATTGTCTTCGATACATCAACATATACTTATATTGGAAAAGTAACGTTACCAAATCACGATCAAAACGAAATCGCGACGCATTGTTTAGTATTTATGCTCGCAGGCATAGGAAAACGGTGGAAACAAGTAGTTGCGTATTACTATACAAGTAACAGAACTGATGGTTCGATATACAAAGAAATTAtagtagaaattattaaaaaagctgaaaaaatcaatttatatgtTCATGGTGTTATTTCAGATATGGCTGCTTCAAATCAAGCCATGTGGAGAGCATTTAATATTCAAGCATCAAAATATTCGACGgtacaaaataaatgtatccATCCATGCGATCAAAATagatatcttttctttttccatgaTAGTATGCatgcattcaaaaatttcaaagaagGAATgcttaatcataaatttataactatccCAGATAAATACGTGAAAAAATATCAGCTACCAACAGATACAGCACAAGCTGAACATTTTCAAGAATTATTTCATCAGCAAAAAGATTTTCTATTGTcattaggcctgttcgtgttgctgccctttttgaattaa
- the LOC105207055 gene encoding uncharacterized protein LOC105207055 isoform X2, whose amino-acid sequence MYSNSNNIWRISHTKRNVVNLNKIEEQSTILTTTESDGTVTIKNLEEQCQSVSIDIEQRKNTQIIKKTESNQNTINLNRIEGHSLATSIEHNDSVTVLRKTPECQLDDLSSDIKEQTAQLSSDGKQKDISNSIHESNLDKQNLLYVEKINKLEKLLQRSESLRIIMKKRHKGLQNKYKKRIKDLEKKVGINENFAKTIQQLLHKDQIQLLNKTYKKIPKWCNATLIKAFQLKFACGYSGYKELLNKGFPFPCIRTLNRKLENLKFRSGILDEIFQFLNLKVSQFINNTDRDCLLILDEISITPGIVFDTSTYTYIGKVTLPNHDQNEIATHCLVFMLAGIGKRWKQVVAYYYTSNRTDGSIYKEIIVEIIKKAEKINLYVHGVISDMAASNQAMWRAFNIQASKYSTVQNKCIHPCDQNRYLFFFHDSMHAFKNFKEGMLNHKFITIPDKYVKKYQLPTDTAQAEHFQELFHQQKDFLLSLGLFVLLPFLN is encoded by the exons atgtaCAGCAATTCCAACAATATTTGGAGAATTAGTCACACAAAAA gAAATGttgtgaatttaaataaaattgaagaacaGTCGACAATATTAACTACAACAGAGTCTGATGGTactgttacaattaaaaatctaGAAGAACAATGTCAGTCGGTTTCTATAGATAtcgaacaaagaaaaaatactcaaataatcaaaaaaactgaaagtaatc aaaaTACTATCAATTTAAATAGAATTGAAGGACATTCTTTGGCAACATCTATAGAACATAATGATTCTGTAACAGTATTAAGAAAAACTCCAGAGTGCCAATTAGATGATCTTTCATCAGATATCAAAGAACAAACAGCACAATTAAGTAGTGATGGAAAACAAAAGGATATATCAAATTCAATACATGAAAGCAATTTggataaacaaaatttactatACGTGGAAAAAATCAATAAGTTAGAGAAGCTGCTTCAACGATCTGAATCGCTACggataataatgaaaaagaggCATAAAGGCTTgcaaaacaaatacaaaaagagaattaaagatttagaaaaaaaagtaggcataaacgaaaattttgctaaaactaTTCAGCAATTATTGCATAAAGATCAGATAcaactattaaataaaacatataaaaaaattccaaaatggTGCAATGCCACGTTAATCAAagcatttcaattaaaatttgcttGCGGTTATTCAGGATATAAAGAGCTTTTAAATAAAGGTTTCCCATTTCCGTGCATTAGAACATTAAATAGAAAACttgaaaatctaaaatttagaaGTGGAATACTTGacgaaatttttcaatttttgaatttaaaagtttctcaatttattaataatacagatAGAGATTGCTTACTTATTTTAGATGAAATAAGTATAACTCCGGGTATTGTCTTCGATACATCAACATATACTTATATTGGAAAAGTAACGTTACCAAATCACGATCAAAACGAAATCGCGACGCATTGTTTAGTATTTATGCTCGCAGGCATAGGAAAACGGTGGAAACAAGTAGTTGCGTATTACTATACAAGTAACAGAACTGATGGTTCGATATACAAAGAAATTAtagtagaaattattaaaaaagctgaaaaaatcaatttatatgtTCATGGTGTTATTTCAGATATGGCTGCTTCAAATCAAGCCATGTGGAGAGCATTTAATATTCAAGCATCAAAATATTCGACGgtacaaaataaatgtatccATCCATGCGATCAAAATagatatcttttctttttccatgaTAGTATGCatgcattcaaaaatttcaaagaagGAATgcttaatcataaatttataactatccCAGATAAATACGTGAAAAAATATCAGCTACCAACAGATACAGCACAAGCTGAACATTTTCAAGAATTATTTCATCAGCAAAAAGATTTTCTATTGTcattaggcctgttcgtgttgctgccctttttgaattaa
- the LOC105207055 gene encoding uncharacterized protein LOC105207055 isoform X3, producing MKKRHKGLQNKYKKRIKDLEKKVGINENFAKTIQQLLHKDQIQLLNKTYKKIPKWCNATLIKAFQLKFACGYSGYKELLNKGFPFPCIRTLNRKLENLKFRSGILDEIFQFLNLKVSQFINNTDRDCLLILDEISITPGIVFDTSTYTYIGKVTLPNHDQNEIATHCLVFMLAGIGKRWKQVVAYYYTSNRTDGSIYKEIIVEIIKKAEKINLYVHGVISDMAASNQAMWRAFNIQASKYSTVQNKCIHPCDQNRYLFFFHDSMHAFKNFKEGMLNHKFITIPDKYVKKYQLPTDTAQAEHFQELFHQQKDFLLSLGLFVLLPFLN from the coding sequence atgaaaaagaggCATAAAGGCTTgcaaaacaaatacaaaaagagaattaaagatttagaaaaaaaagtaggcataaacgaaaattttgctaaaactaTTCAGCAATTATTGCATAAAGATCAGATAcaactattaaataaaacatataaaaaaattccaaaatggTGCAATGCCACGTTAATCAAagcatttcaattaaaatttgcttGCGGTTATTCAGGATATAAAGAGCTTTTAAATAAAGGTTTCCCATTTCCGTGCATTAGAACATTAAATAGAAAACttgaaaatctaaaatttagaaGTGGAATACTTGacgaaatttttcaatttttgaatttaaaagtttctcaatttattaataatacagatAGAGATTGCTTACTTATTTTAGATGAAATAAGTATAACTCCGGGTATTGTCTTCGATACATCAACATATACTTATATTGGAAAAGTAACGTTACCAAATCACGATCAAAACGAAATCGCGACGCATTGTTTAGTATTTATGCTCGCAGGCATAGGAAAACGGTGGAAACAAGTAGTTGCGTATTACTATACAAGTAACAGAACTGATGGTTCGATATACAAAGAAATTAtagtagaaattattaaaaaagctgaaaaaatcaatttatatgtTCATGGTGTTATTTCAGATATGGCTGCTTCAAATCAAGCCATGTGGAGAGCATTTAATATTCAAGCATCAAAATATTCGACGgtacaaaataaatgtatccATCCATGCGATCAAAATagatatcttttctttttccatgaTAGTATGCatgcattcaaaaatttcaaagaagGAATgcttaatcataaatttataactatccCAGATAAATACGTGAAAAAATATCAGCTACCAACAGATACAGCACAAGCTGAACATTTTCAAGAATTATTTCATCAGCAAAAAGATTTTCTATTGTcattaggcctgttcgtgttgctgccctttttgaattaa
- the LOC120357739 gene encoding uncharacterized protein LOC120357739 — protein MVKACCVPNCKSGVKVPSHKFPKDAERCSAWIKNLKLYDLQNYCANELQKYKVCHKHFSEKDYSCSQRNRFLLKTAVPALIMENNDVDNIATDNNVQSVPPQIEQADIEQPQSEQPQIEQPQIEQPHIGQRVIDMERTLQQHNELLVHHDGLLQNEQASLNQMFEKRIQNLETQFANTSKGRRPNLRHITRVVHLSPRAKSLHIMNVKLRRKNRDLKRLAINYKKNKGTISFTHTNASNTVKEKFVNMILRNNDVPVQHGNNSLSTENPRDDTPRRNEDAEKRIFRKYSVGL, from the exons ATGGTGAAAGCTTGTTGCGTTCCTAACTGCAAGTCAGGTGTTAAAGTTCCTTCGCATAAATTTCCCAAAGATGCAGAAAGATGCTCAGCatggataaaaaatttgaaattgtatgaCTTGCAGAATTATTGTGCTAAtgaattgcaaaaatataaagtatgcCATAAGCATTTCTCGGAGAAAGATTATAGCTGCTCTCAACGTAACCGATTTCTGCTGAAAACAGCAGTACCTGCTTTGATAATGGAAAATAATGATGTGGACAATATTGCAACGGATAATAATGTGCAATCCGTACCACCACAGATTGAACAGGCAGATATTGAACAGCCGCAAAGTGAACAGCCACAGATTGAGCAACCACAAATTGAACAACCACACATTGGTCAACGTGTAATAGACATGGAAAGAACATTGCAACAGCACAATGAATTATTAGTGCATCATGACGGTCTGTTGCAAAATGAACAAGCATCGTTAAACCAAATGTTTGAGAAGAGGATACAAAATTTGGAAACACAGTTCGCAAATACATCCAAAGGAAGAAGACCAAATTTACGACATATTACACGTGTTGTTCATCTCAGTCCGAGAGCAAAGTCATTgcatattatgaacgtaaaatTGAGACGTAAAAATAGAGACTTGAAGCGtcttgcaataaattataaaaaaaacaaaggcACAATTTCTTTCACACATACAAACGCAAGTAATACTGTGAAAGAGAAATTCGTCAATATGATTTTAAGGAATAATGACGTTCCTGTTCAG CATGGTAATAACAGCCTGTCGACGGAGAACCCACGCGATGACACGCCAAGGCGAAACGAGGACGCAGAAAAGAGAATATTCCGGAAATACTCAGTGGGGCTTTAA